The following are encoded together in the Limanda limanda chromosome 12, fLimLim1.1, whole genome shotgun sequence genome:
- the LOC133015531 gene encoding transmembrane protein 151B-like: protein MSPPASAATATESSSTTVFEEDTREEQRPLKQSLRKSLCRESFWKCLLLSILMYGCMGAMVWCHVTKVTRLTFDSAFKGKSMMYHDTPCSDGYIYIPLALLGMLYLVYLVECWHCHVKNELQHKVDVEGIYERVQRMQQAKPCIWWKAISYHYVRRTRQVTRYRNGDAYTSTQVYHERVNTHVAEAEYDYSPCGVKDVSKQLLGLEKSALTKMRFTKCFSFANVESENSYLTQRARFFTDNEGLDDYMEAREGMHLKNIDLKEYVLVMSDPEHHPWYLSHYVFWFVSFLTFSWPLRVFTEYRTTYVHYRVEKLFGHDYLPVTPCDDRPYWRRIPRVNTIDSTELEWHIRSNQQLVPSYSEAGLMDLAQCPSSFSGTRQNCERCHRTMSCSSVFSRSALSICTGASSRIPFSSSRFSLARRYSSQRSCFWRSGSLDDQESPSENTRCLSERLATGEEEPPDYNDALCYPVLIVHCSENCHHHRSFHRHGSCVETSL from the coding sequence CAAAGACCCCTGAAGCAGTCCCTGAGAAAGTCTCTGTGTCGGGAGAGTTTCTGGAAATGCCTGCTTCTCTCTATTCTCATGTACGGCTGCATGGGGGCGATGGTTTGGTGTCATGTCACCAAGGTCACCCGCCTCACCTTTGACAGTGCCTTCAAAGGGAAATCCATGATGTACCATGACACCCCCTGCTCTGATGGCTACATCTACATCCCTCTGGCCCTACTGGGCATGCTCTATTTGGTCTACCTTGTGGAGTGCTGGCACTGTCATGTGAAGAATGAGCTGCAGCACAAGGTGGACGTGGAAGGCATCTACGAGCGGGTCCAGAGGATGCAACAAGCCAAACCCTGTATCTGGTGGAAGGCCATCAGCTACCACTATGTTCGCCGAACTCGACAAGTCACACGCTACCGAAATGGGGACGCATACACGAGTACCCAGGTTTACCATGAACGTGTCAACACCCACGTGGCTGAAGCGGAATATGACTACAGTCCCTGTGGTGTGAAAGATGTTTCAAAACAGCTGCTGGGCCTGGAGAAGTCTGCTCTCACAAAGATGCGGTTCACCAAGTGCTTCAGTTTTGCCAACGTAGAGTCAGAGAACTCCTACCTTACACAACGTGCAAGGTTCTTCACCGACAACGAGGGCCTTGATGACTACATGGAAGCCAGGGAGGGCATGCACCTGAAAAACATTGACCTGAAGGAGTACGTCCTGGTGATGTCTGACCCGGAGCACCACCCCTGGTATCTGTCCCACTACGTCTTCTGGTTCGTCTCGTTCCTCACTTTCTCCTGGCCTCTCAGAGTCTTCACAGAGTATCGTACCACCTACGTCCACTATCGTGTGGAGAAGCTCTTTGGGCACGATTACCTCCCGGTGACCCCATGCGACGACCGGCCATATTGGCGTCGCATCCCTCGTGTTAACACAATTGACAGTACTGAATTAGAATGGCACATTCGGTCCAACCAGCAACTTGTGCCCAGCTACTCAGAGGCTGGTCTGATGGACCTGGCCCAGTGCCCGTCCAGCTTCAGTGGGACGCGTCAGAATTGCGAGCGCTGCCATCGAACCAtgagctgctcctctgtgttctccagGAGCGCCCTCAGCATCTGCACCGGTGCCAGCTCCCGCATCCCCTTCAGCAGCAGCCGGTTCTCCCTGGCCCGTCGCTACAGCTCCCAACGCAGCTGCTTCTGGAGGAGCGGCAGTCTGGATGACCAGGAGAGCCCCAGTGAAAATACCCGCTGTCTATCTGAGCGTCTTGCCACAGGCGAGGAGGAACCCCCAGACTATAACGATGCTCTTTGCTACCCAGTGCTTATTGTCCACTGCAGCGAGAACTGCCACCACCACAGGTCGTTTCACAGACATGGCTCCTGTGTGGAGACGTCTCTATAA
- the mtres1 gene encoding mitochondrial transcription rescue factor 1 translates to MQNLVVQSLAMRQLGRLNPRHLLAAEYGLRQSRWCPRSIHTRQLWGCSSFPTFGCHRPTSHSRDSVRSWSVHHLRSKSTKKKETAPTAQVEEEDEDEEDPEDNDNDDEVDMDPDQPKEYKDMEKYVKSFRYDGIMKAGLDMANKKIEDAFYSNKLRLNGQKLIKKSKMVKAGDTLDMVLSENQAGDTVTLMRVIVTSVFAETSKKEKYKVAIRRWKSIELSKDEAFKP, encoded by the exons ATGCAGAACCTGGTGGTGCAGTCACTTGCCATGAGGCAGCTGGGGAGGCTGAACCcacgccacctgctggctgctgAATATGGACTGAGGCAGAGTCGATGGTGTCCCAGGAGCATCCACACGCGCCAGCTGTGGGGCTGCTCGTCATTCCCCACGTTTGGCTGTCACAGGCCGACCTCCCACAGCAGAGACTCTGTCAGGAGTTGGTCCGTTCATCATCTGAGATCCAAAAGCACGAAGAAGAAAGAAACTGCTCCGACAGcacaggtggaggaagaagatgaggatgaggaagaccCAGAGGACAACGATAATGATGATGAGGTGGATATGGACCCAGATCAACCAAAGGAATATAAAGATATGGAAAAGTATGTGAAGTCTTTCCGGTACGATGGCATCATGAAGGCTGGCCTGGACATGGCAAATAA AAAGATTGAAGATGCCTTCTACAGCAATAAACTCCGGCTAAACGGGCAGAAACTCatcaaaaaaagtaaaatg GTGAAAGCTGGGGACACGTTAGACATGGTCCTGTCGGAGAACCAAGCAGGAGACACTGTCACCTTGATGAGAGTCATCGTCACAAGTGTTTTTGCTGAAaccagtaaaaaagaaaagtacaaaGTTGCCATCAGGCGCTGGAAATCTATAGAGCTGTCCAAGGACGAGGCCTTTAAGCCATGA